The genomic segment CCATCATGACGAGCACGTCCGCCGCCGCGCGATTGCTGCGACTTTCGGCAGAAATCGGCACCATTGAAGCCGGCAAGCAGGCAGATCTCTTGGTGGTGGAAGGCAATCCGTTAAGAAATATCGGACTGCTCCTGAAACGGGAACGGATCGCAGGAGTGATGCAAGGCGGGCGATTTGTATCAGGACCGCTTTCGGAGACGTAAAGGGAAACCGCGTCCGAGGAAGCAACGCTCCGGAACCGTTTCATCGTACGCGTGTGGCGTACTCTTCACGCGTGAGCGTTACCTTCTTATTCATCTGCGTTGATACAGCAGCTCCAGCGCCGTGGCGAACCCATTGATTCGTCCCTTCCGGAACATCTCCTCCAGACGGCCTCGTAGCGCGCGAATCCCGCCTTCGTCGCCCCTGGCAACCACGGACTGCGACACCATCATCTGCACCGCCACTTCGAGCAGGCGATGCTTGCGTTGCTCCATTTCCGGCGTCACGAATTCATCCAGCACTTCCGCCCCTCGCGCTTCGACGATCGGTTCTTTGAACGTATCATACCCCTGGTGCGCCACCGTGCGTTCGCGAATGATGGCCAATTCGGATTTGATCCGCGGCACCATTTTCATCAGGACG from the Nitrospiraceae bacterium genome contains:
- a CDS encoding DnaJ domain-containing protein; its protein translation is MPRVDYYRVLGVSRDISDDEIKKAYRKLVFEHHPDRNPNNSKAEEKIREINSAYEVLGDPESRRTYDRLHWGEEMRPETVDPALILEEMEKRLFDEGRKEVFAVLMKMVPRIKSELAIIRERTVAHQGYDTFKEPIVEARGAEVLDEFVTPEMEQRKHRLLEVAVQMMVSQSVVARGDEGGIRALRGRLEEMFRKGRINGFATALELLYQRR